A genomic window from Streptomyces sp. NBC_00234 includes:
- a CDS encoding DUF4229 domain-containing protein, which translates to MSAARPNATIRYTALRLLIFVGCFFVSGVAVHFGLLPSGLAGSNFIWVILLGLLLSAPLSYVLLRKQRDEMSEQLVSRVDRTKARLESNRTREDAVQ; encoded by the coding sequence GTGTCCGCTGCCAGGCCGAACGCAACGATCCGCTACACCGCGTTGCGTCTGTTGATCTTCGTGGGCTGTTTCTTCGTCTCCGGTGTGGCGGTCCACTTCGGGCTCCTGCCGTCCGGCCTCGCCGGCTCCAACTTCATCTGGGTCATCCTGCTCGGCCTGCTGCTCTCGGCGCCGCTCAGCTACGTGCTGCTGCGCAAGCAGCGCGACGAGATGTCCGAGCAGCTCGTCTCCAGGGTCGACCGGACCAAGGCGCGCCTGGAGTCCAACCGGACCCGCGAGGACGCCGTCCAGTAG
- a CDS encoding GNAT family N-acetyltransferase yields MALTFELDPAFDRPLHDGITALWADVTDAGGAVGFVPPANPDEIRPELLKHLAAIAEGRTRLLVGYDADGSVAATAFLARTTHRLMTHWVLLHTVMIHPRLQGRGLGRELMAAAADAARATDGIEAIRLTCRGGTGADRFYASCGYREVGRVPGAIRVAPGDDRDDITMLLPLYPAPCAAGPGAP; encoded by the coding sequence ATGGCGCTTACATTCGAGCTGGACCCCGCCTTCGACCGGCCCCTGCACGACGGCATCACCGCACTCTGGGCCGATGTCACCGACGCGGGCGGCGCCGTCGGCTTCGTACCGCCCGCGAACCCCGACGAGATCCGGCCCGAGCTGCTCAAGCACCTCGCGGCGATCGCCGAGGGCCGGACCCGGCTGCTCGTCGGCTACGACGCGGACGGGAGCGTCGCCGCCACCGCCTTCCTGGCCCGCACCACCCACCGGCTGATGACCCACTGGGTCCTGCTGCACACCGTGATGATCCATCCCCGCCTCCAGGGCAGGGGCCTCGGCCGGGAGCTCATGGCCGCGGCTGCCGACGCCGCCCGCGCGACCGACGGCATCGAGGCCATCCGGCTCACCTGCCGGGGCGGCACCGGAGCCGACCGCTTCTACGCCTCCTGCGGCTACCGGGAGGTGGGCCGCGTCCCCGGTGCGATCCGGGTGGCCCCGGGCGACGACCGCGACGACATCACCATGCTGCTCCCGCTCTACCCGGCGCCGTGCGCGGCCGGCCCGGGAGCCCCCTGA